The following proteins are co-located in the Acidimicrobiia bacterium genome:
- a CDS encoding alpha/beta hydrolase — translation MAAPSDDVAVTVDGCPVNSRRWGQPGRPGIVLVHGGGANSHWWDHLAPLIARDEYRVAAIDLSGHGDSGRRSDYTHGRWAEEVLAVAHDAEISGPPIVIAHSMGGWVAITAAATYGDALAGIMILDTPVWRLAPEEQAAKRREAFGPLRTYPTLDAALERYRTVPDQPTSLPYVVDHIARNSARRTADGWTWKFDPEIFAFRLPTGDTLQRVTSRVALFRSQNGLVTADIGDYMYEQLGRVAPVIEIPLAWHHVMLDQPLPLLVGLRTLLADWEHSDPYRRS, via the coding sequence CTGGCGGCGCCGTCCGACGATGTCGCCGTCACCGTCGACGGGTGCCCGGTCAACTCCCGGCGATGGGGGCAACCGGGCCGGCCCGGGATCGTCCTCGTGCACGGGGGAGGTGCGAACTCCCACTGGTGGGACCACCTCGCACCGCTGATTGCACGCGACGAGTACCGCGTCGCGGCCATCGATCTGTCGGGCCACGGCGACAGCGGGCGACGCAGCGACTACACGCACGGACGGTGGGCCGAGGAGGTCCTCGCCGTGGCCCACGACGCGGAGATCTCCGGCCCACCGATCGTGATCGCCCACAGCATGGGCGGCTGGGTGGCGATCACCGCGGCGGCCACCTACGGCGACGCGCTGGCGGGCATCATGATCCTCGACACGCCCGTGTGGCGCCTCGCACCCGAAGAACAGGCCGCCAAGCGCCGGGAGGCCTTCGGGCCGCTACGCACCTACCCCACACTCGACGCCGCTCTCGAGCGGTACCGCACCGTGCCCGACCAGCCCACCTCGTTGCCCTACGTCGTCGACCACATCGCACGGAACTCGGCACGCCGCACCGCTGACGGGTGGACATGGAAGTTCGACCCGGAGATCTTCGCCTTCCGGCTCCCGACCGGTGACACCCTCCAGCGCGTGACGTCGCGTGTGGCACTGTTCCGCTCCCAGAACGGCCTCGTGACAGCCGACATCGGCGACTACATGTACGAGCAGCTCGGCCGTGTCGCACCGGTCATCGAGATCCCCCTGGCCTGGCACCACGTCATGCTCGACCAGCCGCTCCCCCTCCTCGTGGGACTCCGCACGCTGCTCGCCGACTGGGAGCACTCCGATCCGTACCGGCGCTCCTGA
- a CDS encoding GNAT family N-acetyltransferase, producing MRRATKGDRSAAAGTLGAAFVTDPVMSYLLRDVPHRQRLLRNYFHADLGAEFRRDDHLVFVGAEAAAVAIWRGVDRWKLRFPDTLRLLWPGLRAFGPSPGLSVLRKIEAVHPLEPHYYLDSIGTLPTRQGEGLGARLLTAMTNRADAEGLPCYLESSNPVNEPFYARHGFGIRDEVHLGGGVPVMRTMWRDPRRPDQA from the coding sequence GTGCGCCGAGCAACGAAAGGCGACCGCTCCGCAGCGGCCGGCACCCTCGGTGCGGCTTTCGTGACCGACCCGGTCATGTCGTACCTGCTGCGCGACGTCCCCCACCGCCAACGGCTGCTGCGCAACTACTTCCACGCCGATCTCGGCGCCGAGTTCCGTCGCGACGACCACCTCGTGTTCGTGGGCGCCGAGGCAGCCGCCGTCGCCATCTGGCGCGGAGTCGACAGGTGGAAGCTGCGGTTTCCCGACACGCTGCGACTCCTGTGGCCGGGCCTGCGGGCGTTCGGGCCCAGCCCCGGCCTCAGCGTGCTCCGCAAGATCGAGGCGGTCCATCCCCTCGAACCGCACTACTACCTCGATTCCATCGGCACCCTCCCCACCCGGCAGGGGGAGGGGCTCGGCGCACGCCTCCTGACGGCGATGACCAACCGCGCCGACGCCGAGGGCCTCCCCTGCTACCTCGAGTCGTCGAACCCGGTCAACGAGCCCTTCTACGCCCGACACGGCTTCGGGATCCGCGACGAGGTCCATCTCGGTGGCGGCGTCCCCGTCATGCGCACGATGTGGCGCGATCCCCGACGCCCCGATCAGGCGTAG
- a CDS encoding WYL domain-containing protein, with the protein MSPVGGARRFDAVLGALALAEEQGAVSLDDAADAVGVSADTLHALLEPVLYLDFRLTPRGGRIGEQINESRAFLLTEDGTLVVEEDNWLRNLVTEPPERDLVLHLLTAGLAYRASTFAQRRELDRALDRLSDALGAAVHVAVDTPPALGVAREAATRRRTLRFSYVKAGLAEPSEREVEPHRVFCNWGNWYVFGPEVGGGEPKYFRVDRMTDAEVADGTFPDPPDVELPDFFDLSDHAVDVDLRVPRSALRMLDADYLIRQTTDVEQQPHLVDVSLTVYGAATLDHLLLRLPGGSSVTAPHELAQRRDALAREVLALYA; encoded by the coding sequence GTGAGTCCCGTGGGTGGCGCCCGACGCTTCGACGCGGTGCTCGGCGCGCTGGCATTGGCCGAGGAGCAGGGTGCGGTGAGCCTCGACGACGCGGCCGACGCGGTCGGTGTGAGTGCCGACACCCTGCACGCGCTCCTCGAGCCGGTGCTCTACCTCGACTTCCGGCTCACACCCCGCGGCGGGCGAATCGGTGAGCAGATCAACGAGTCGCGTGCGTTCCTCCTCACCGAGGACGGGACACTCGTGGTCGAGGAGGACAACTGGCTGCGCAACCTCGTGACGGAGCCCCCCGAACGCGACCTGGTCCTGCACCTGCTCACGGCAGGACTCGCGTACCGGGCGAGCACGTTCGCGCAGCGACGCGAGCTCGACCGCGCGCTCGACAGGCTCTCCGACGCGCTCGGTGCAGCGGTCCATGTGGCGGTCGACACGCCACCGGCACTCGGAGTCGCCCGCGAGGCGGCGACGCGCCGGCGCACGCTGAGGTTCTCCTACGTGAAGGCGGGTCTCGCCGAACCGTCGGAGCGCGAGGTCGAGCCACACCGCGTGTTCTGCAACTGGGGCAACTGGTACGTGTTCGGGCCGGAGGTCGGCGGTGGGGAGCCCAAGTACTTCCGTGTCGACCGCATGACCGACGCCGAGGTGGCCGACGGGACCTTCCCGGATCCACCCGACGTGGAGCTTCCCGACTTCTTCGACCTGTCCGACCACGCCGTCGACGTCGACCTGCGGGTGCCGCGCTCCGCCCTCCGGATGCTCGACGCCGACTACCTGATCCGGCAGACCACTGATGTGGAGCAGCAGCCTCACCTCGTCGACGTCTCGCTGACCGTGTACGGCGCGGCGACTCTCGACCACCTCCTGTTGCGCCTGCCGGGCGGCTCCTCGGTGACCGCACCCCACGAGCTGGCGCAGCGTCGCGACGCCCTCGCCCGGGAGGTTCTCGCTCTCTACGCCTGA
- a CDS encoding WYL domain-containing protein, translating into MVPDAGGRPLSQAVAERLLRLAAYLRHNASDGRSVTLEHITADLPDYADGTYEGTRKKLRRDLTSLEDSFRIRVDVDEEGNYSLPRPFLTSEERRALFAAAAAVHIDDDLELHPGELSAGVDSRDASVWLHLHGLVGALTGAIAARRPVEFVHDGVPRSVEPWALGHWRRRWYLVGYDRDREDIRRFRLDRIEVTDDDGGVTVGPGGGYVVPDEFDPAKAFDLHPDAWGHDPPVRARILADREIAGALATRLQGAVTGEEDGRALVEAEVRHYEAFVDTVLVAGTCATVVGPPALVDALRSHLEAAVGT; encoded by the coding sequence ATGGTGCCTGACGCCGGGGGTCGACCACTGAGCCAGGCGGTCGCGGAGCGGCTGCTGCGCCTGGCCGCCTACCTGCGCCACAACGCCTCCGACGGACGGTCCGTCACCCTGGAGCACATCACCGCCGACCTGCCCGACTACGCCGACGGCACCTACGAGGGGACGCGTAAGAAGCTGCGGCGTGACCTGACGTCGCTCGAGGACTCGTTCCGGATCCGGGTCGACGTCGACGAGGAGGGCAACTACTCGCTACCCCGACCGTTCCTCACGTCGGAGGAGCGGCGAGCACTCTTCGCTGCTGCGGCCGCCGTCCACATCGACGACGACCTCGAGTTGCACCCCGGTGAGCTCTCGGCGGGTGTCGACTCACGGGACGCGTCGGTGTGGCTCCACCTCCACGGTCTCGTTGGTGCCCTCACCGGGGCCATCGCGGCGCGCCGACCGGTCGAGTTCGTGCACGACGGGGTGCCACGTTCGGTCGAGCCGTGGGCCCTGGGCCACTGGCGACGGCGCTGGTACCTCGTCGGCTACGACCGCGACCGTGAGGACATCCGGCGTTTCCGCCTCGACCGGATCGAGGTCACGGACGACGACGGCGGTGTCACGGTCGGCCCGGGCGGTGGGTACGTCGTGCCCGACGAGTTCGATCCTGCGAAGGCCTTCGACCTCCACCCCGATGCATGGGGCCACGACCCGCCTGTCCGTGCCCGGATCCTCGCCGACCGCGAGATCGCGGGCGCCCTCGCCACCCGCCTCCAGGGCGCCGTCACCGGCGAGGAGGACGGCCGGGCCCTCGTGGAGGCCGAGGTCCGACACTACGAGGCGTTCGTCGACACGGTGCTGGTTGCCGGTACGTGCGCCACCGTCGTGGGGCCCCCGGCCCTGGTCGACGCTCTTCGCTCACACCTCGAGGCGGCGGTCGGCACGTGA